From Diospyros lotus cultivar Yz01 chromosome 4, ASM1463336v1, whole genome shotgun sequence, a single genomic window includes:
- the LOC127799754 gene encoding uncharacterized protein LOC127799754 — protein MATYENNGNENRNNGNNANRSIRELAAHDVHYQPLCEDPHKHLKEFHVVCSTMRPQGVDEEQIKLRAFLFSLDGAAKDWLYYLPPAAITNWDGLRRIFLEKFFPASRTAAIRKDICGIRQIDGESLHEYWERFKKLYLVDAASGGALVEKTPAAARDLISKMAQNAQQFGTRLNTPMKPVNEVGFAAPMDQRRIENRLEELTSMVRQLALDRNQPQQDNTESCNGIFPGRPFQQHNQPFQQQPQHKYDPYSATYNPGWRDHPNFRYGGSSNQSFHQYPYQNHNLQQQQFQQPQRVNHPQACTKSYDLIDAFPTIHDLPDSFICPDCSNESDPCDACSEIAAFLDNHDSDIQIEHAQSDSYTSHGEDSVSANHVEQVDSTLEIKASGLVPSLQQPPSLECKPLPEHLKYAFLEDGEKLPVIIANNLQPDQEKRLLDVLKRNKQAIGWTLADIPGISPSICMHRIHLDEGAKPVRQPQRRLNPTILDVVKKEVSKLLSVGIIYPISDSQWVSPMQVVPKKTGITVVPNEKNELVPMRVQNSWRVCIDYRRLNLATKKDHFSLPFIDQMLERLAGKSHYCFLDGFSGYFQICIAPEDQEKTTFTCAFGTFAYRRMPFGLCKAPGTFQRCMVSIFSDLLEHYMEVFMDDFSVYGTSFDDCLVSLGKVLERCVEKNLVLNYEKCHFMVEQGIVLGHVISKQGIAVDSAKVDVIASLPYPASVREVCSFLGHAGFYRRFIQDFSKIAIPLSHLFQKDVDFKFDEQCKRAFEELKR, from the exons ATGGCCACCTATGAAAACAATGGCAATGAGAATAGGAATAATGGGAATAATGCTAACAGAAGTATTAGAGAATTGGCTGCCCATGATGTGCATTATCAACCCTTGT GTGAagatccacacaagcatctgaaGGAGTTTCATGTGGTATGCTCCACCATGAGGCCGCAAGGGGTTGATGAAGAACAAATCAAGCTAAGGGCATTCCTTTTCTCTCTTGATGGAGCCGCCAAAGACTGGCTGTATTACTTGCCACCTGCTGCCATTACCAATTGGGATGGCCTGAGGAGAATATTTTTGGAGAAGTTCTTCCCTGCTTCCAGAACAGCAGCCATCCGGAAGGACATTTGTGGCATTCGACAGATAGATGGAGAAAGCTTGCATGAGTATTGGGAAAGATTCAAGAAGCT GTACTTAGTGGATGCTGCATCTGGAGGAGCCTTAGTGGAAAAGACACCAGCTGCAGCCCGAGACTTAATTTCAAAGATGGCTCAAAATGCACAACAATTTGGTACCAGGTTGAACACTCCCATGAAGCCTGTCAATGAGGTTGGTTTTGCTGCACCTATGGACCAAAGGAGAATAGAAAATAGGCTGGAGGAACTAACTTCAATGGTTCGCCAGTTAGCCCTTGATCGAAATCAGCCCCAACAG GATAACACAGAATCATGCAATGGAATCTTCcctggtagaccattccagcaGCACAATCAACCTTTCCAGCAGCAGCCACAACATaagtatgatccatactcagccacATATAATCCTGGATGGAGGGATCACCCAAATTTCAGATATGGAGGGTCTTCAAACCAGTCATTCCACCAGTATCCATACCAGAATCACAACTTGCAGCAGCAACAATTTCAGCAGCCACAAAGAGTAAATCATCCTCAAG CATGCACTAAGTCTTATGATTTGATTGATGCATTCCCCACTATTCATGACCTTCCAGATTCCTTCATCTGTCCTGATTGTAGTAATGAGAGTGATCCATGTGATGCATGTTCTGAGATTGCTGCATTTCTAGATAATCATGATTCTGATATTCAAATTGAGCATGCACAATCTGATTCTTATACTTCTCATGGGGAGGATAGTGTTTCTGCTAACCATGTTGAACAGGTAGACAGTACCCTTGAGATAAAGGCAAGCGGGTTAGTCCCTTCATTGCAGCAGCCACCATCCCTTGAGTGCAAGCCTTTGCCCGAGCATCTCAAGTATGCCTTCTTGGAGGATGgcgagaagctgccagtcatcatcgCCAATAACTTGCAACCTGACCAAGAGAAAAGGTTATTGGATGTGCTGAAGAGGAACAAGCAGGCCATCGGCTGGACATTGGCAGACATACCTGGGATTAGCCCTTCCATATGCATGCATAGGATTCATCTAGATGAAGGAGCTAAACCTGTGAGACAGCCCCAAAGGAGACTCAACCCCACCATCTTGGATGTGGtaaagaaagaggtaagtaaacTACTCTCAGTTGGTATCATTTATCCTATCTCTGATAGCCAGTGGGTGAGTCCAATGCAGGTAGTTCCCAAGAAGACGGGCATCACAGTGGTGCCTAATGAGAAGAATGAGCTTGTTCCGATGCGAGTACAAAATAGTTGGAGAGTGTGCATTGATTACAGGAGACTCAACCTCGCCACGAAGAAGGATCACTTCTCTCTCCCATTTATTGACCAAATGTTGGAGCGGCTGGcaggtaagtcacactattgttttcttgatggcTTCTCTGgatattttcagatttgcatagcaccgGAGGATCAGGAAAAGACCACTTTCACCTGCGCCTTCGGCACATTTGCCTATAGgaggatgccatttggtcttTGCAAGGCTCCAGGTACATTTCAAAGGTGCATGGTAAGTATCTTCTCCGACCTTCTTGAGCATTACATGGAGGTGTTCATGGACGATTTCTCTGTGTATGGGACCTCCTTTGATGactgcttggttagcttgggtaaaGTTTTGGAAAGGTGTGTTGAGAAAAACCttgttttgaattatgaaaaatgtcacttcatggttgAGCAGGGCATAGTCTTAGGTCATGTGATCTCCAAACAAGGTATAGCAGTCGATAGTGCCAAGGTGGATGTCATTGCTTCTTTACCTTACCCCGCGTCTGTGCGGGAAGTTTgctctttccttggccatgcagggttttacaggaggttcatccaAGACTTCAGTAAGATTGCAATTCCATTATCCCACCTCTTCCAAAAGGATGTGGATTTCAAGTTTGATGAACAATGCAAGCGAGCCTTCGAGGAACTTAAGAGGTGA